TCTTTAATGAATTTTAATGTTTTAACTTTTATTATTTATTTTGTTTTATATAATTTAATGTTATCATTCATATTAAATAATTACTTTAAGTTTTTTGAAGAGAAGGATCATTTACATTCATTATTAAAAAATTTAAATTTAAATTATTTTGATTTTTTCGATACACAAATACGTATAAAATTATTTGAAAATAAAAAATCAATAATTCCAAATGGTGTTAAAGCAATTGGACCATATTCGCCAGCTTTACAAAAAGATAATGAATTATATGTTTCCGGTCAAATTCCAATAAACTTTGAAACTGGTGAAATACCAGAGACATTTGTAGAACAATCAAAACAAGTTATGGAAAATTTAAAAGATGTTTTAAAAACAGCTGGTTTTACTTTTAAAGATATTGTTCAAGTAAGCGTATTTATAACCGATATGTCAAAATTTAATGAATTTAATGCTATTTATGAAAGCTATTTTGATAAACCTTATCCTGCTAGATTTGTGGTTGAAGTTTCTAAGTTACCAAAAGGCGTTGACATTGAAGTTGCATGTATTGCAAAAAAATAATATTAAGGGGTGATTATATATGATAAAAATAGTTCTTCCAGATGGTTCAGAAAAGGAATACGAAAAAGGCGTTTCAGCAGCTATTATTGCTAAAGATATCTCTGAAGGTTTATACAGAAAAGCTTTAGGAGCATTAGTAAACGGCGAATTATATGATTTAAACAGACCAATAGAAAATGATTCAACTATAAAAATAATTACTGATAAAGATGTAGAAGCTCCTGTTATTTTCAGACACA
The nucleotide sequence above comes from Marinitoga sp. 38H-ov. Encoded proteins:
- a CDS encoding Rid family detoxifying hydrolase; amino-acid sequence: MKIYFDMFYKLSWILTVITGFSSVVNTNRINIFFLFFFTITSLIQLVGTYLFSKENNNLKSLVHYFSIILISISFLISVSLMNFNVLTFIIYFVLYNLMLSFILNNYFKFFEEKDHLHSLLKNLNLNYFDFFDTQIRIKLFENKKSIIPNGVKAIGPYSPALQKDNELYVSGQIPINFETGEIPETFVEQSKQVMENLKDVLKTAGFTFKDIVQVSVFITDMSKFNEFNAIYESYFDKPYPARFVVEVSKLPKGVDIEVACIAKK